One window of the Cuculus canorus isolate bCucCan1 chromosome 13, bCucCan1.pri, whole genome shotgun sequence genome contains the following:
- the TAT gene encoding tyrosine aminotransferase produces MDSYLIQVNGCGDHAPVLDVHLKTNGNAMSLGKVKGRKPRWAVRASEMSKKTFNPVRAIVDSMKVEPNPKKAMISLSLGDPTVFGNLPTNDEVTRAMKEALDSGRYDGYAPSVGYQSSRETVAAYYNCPEAPLKAQDVILTSGCSQAIELALAVLANPGQNILVPRPGFSLYKTLALSMGIEVKLYNLLPEKAWEIDLKHLESLVDEKTACLIVNNPSNPCGSVFSKSHLQKILAVASRQCVPILADEIYGDMVFADCKYEPIATLSTNVPILSCGGLAKRWLVPGWRMGWILIHDRRDIFGNEIRDGLVRLSQRILGPCTIVQGALERILHRTPPEFYHNTLSILKSNADLCYAALSAIPGLKPVRPAGAMYLMVEIEMEHFPEFENDVEFTERLISEQSVFCLPATCFEYPNFFRVVITVPAEMIIEACSRIQEFCEIHYQGAEGVPDMECDK; encoded by the exons ATGGACTCGTACCTGATCCAAGTGAATGGCTGTGGAGATCATGCCCCAGTGCTGGATGTTCACCTCAAGACCAATGGGAATGCCATGTCACTGGGAAAGGTAAAGGGTCGGAAGCCAAGATGGGCTGTAAGGGCTTCTGAAATGTCAAAGAAGACTTTCAATCCTGTCCGAGCCATCGTAGACAGCATGAAGGTGGAGCCCAACCCAAAGAAAGCCATGATCTCCTTGTCCTTAG GAGACCCAACGGTCTTTGGAAACCTTCCCACAAATGATGAGGTCACGCGGGCTATGAAGGAGGCTTTGGACTCGGGACGTTACGACGGCTATGCTCCATCTGTTG GTTACCAGTCATCCCGGGAAACAGTGGCCGCGTACTACAACTGCCCAGAGGCACCGCTGAAGGCTCAG GACGTCATCTTAACGAGCGGCTGCAGCCAGGCCATAGAGCTTGCTTTGGCCGTGCTGGCCAACCCAGGCCAGAACATCCTGGTGCCACGGCCCGGCTTCTCCCTCTACAAGACTCTGGCGTTATCTATGGGAATTGAGGTCAAACTCTACAACCTCTTG CCAGAGAAAGCTTGGGAAATTGATCTGAAGCACTTGGAGTCTCTGGTGGATGAGAAGACAGCTTGCCTCATTGTGAACAACCCATCAAACCCCTGTGGCTCTGTGTTCAGCAAAAGCCATCTCCAGAAGATCCTGGCAG TGGCATCAAGACAGTGCGTGCCCATCCTTGCTGACGAGATCTATGGAGACATG GTGTTTGCTGACTGCAAATATGAGCCCATTGCAACGCTCAGCACCAACGTGCCAATCTTGTCCTGCGGTGGCCTGGCAAAGCGGTGGCTAGTTCCTGGCTGGCGGATGGGCTGGATCCTAATTCACGACAGGAGAGACATCTTCGGTAATGAG ATCAGGGATGGCCTTGTAAGGCTGAGTCAAAGGATCCTAGGACCCTGTACAATTGTCCAAGGAGCACTGGAACGTATCTTGCACCGAACACCCCCTGAGTTCTACCACAACACTCTCAGCATCCTCAAG tccaATGCTGACCTTTGTTATGCGGCCTTATCAGCTATCCCTGGCCTCAAGCCTGTCCGTCCCGCCGGAGCCATGTACCTCATG GTTGAGATTGAGATGGAGCATTTCCCTGAGTTTGAAAATGATGTGGAGTTCACTGAGCGACTCATCTCGGAGCAGTCTGTGTTCTGCTTGCCAGCCACG TGCTTTGAGTACCCAAACTTCTTCCGCGTGGTGATCACCGTGCCTGCAGAGATGATCATAGAAGCCTGCAGTCGCATTCAGGAGTTCTGCGAGATACACTATCAGGGTGCTGAGGGGGTCCCGGATATGGAGTGTGACAAGTAG
- the CHST4 gene encoding carbohydrate sulfotransferase 4 isoform X2 has translation MFRSLAKTMKPRRVPVLLTLAFLSFLFIHFQFQPCSNSALTEDKSSPVHILILSSWRSGSSFIGQIFSQHPSVFYLMEPAWHVWVRMHQNSAEVLQMAVRDLVRSAFLCDMSVFDVYMSRQKQKSDLFQWETSRALCSPPACDSFSRNDIITAHNCKTMCSKYPFSKVEEACKTYSHIVIKEVRFFDLKVLYPLLTDPSLNLKIIHLVRDPRAVFRSREKSVFELKRDSDIVVRSQWTTEETEPYDAMQVICKSHVEIYKAGTQTIPSSLRDRYLLVRYEDIVRDPLARAAQMYRFAELHFTPELQKWVHNITHGKGQGTQAFVIGSRDALRVSQAWRTTLPFEKIEKVQDVCKDAMDLLGYRLVQSEEEQKDISLDLSFAQKASE, from the exons ATGTTTAG gTCCCTTGCAAAAACGATGAAGCCTAGAAGGGTGCCAGTGCTCCTGACGCTGGcatttctgtccttccttttcATCCACTTCCAATTCCAACCCTGCAGCAACAGTGCCCTCACGGAAGACAAATCTTCTCCAGTCCACATCCTCATTCTCTCCTCCTGGCGGTCAGGATCTTCCTTCATTGGACAAATCTTCAGCCAGCACCCCAGTGTCTTCTACCTGATGGAGCCTGCATGGCATGTGTGGGTTAGGATGCACCAGAACAGCGCTGAAGTCTTACAAATGGCAGTGCGGGACCTAGTCAGGTCGGCCTTTCTGTGCGACATGTCTGTGTTTGATGTTTACATGTCTCGCCAGAAGCAAAAGTCTGATTTATTTCAGTGGGAGACAAGCCGAGCCTTGTGCTCCCCCCCTGCCTGCGACTCATTCAGTCGCAATGACATTATCACTGCACACAACTGCAAAACAATGTGTAGCAAATACCCATTCAGCAAGGTGGAGGAAGCTTGTAAAACCTACAGCCATATCGTCATCAAGGAGGTTCGGTTCTTCGACCTGAAAGTTCTCTACCCGCTTCTCACCGATCCATCCCTGAACCTTAAAATCATTCACTTGGTACGCGATCCTCGGGCTGTGTTCAGGTCCCGAGAGAAGTCAGTGTTCGAGCTGAAACGTGACAGTGACATTGTCGTGCGGTCCCAGTGGACAACAGAAGAAACGGAGCCCTACGACGCAATGCAAGTGATCTGCAAAAGCCATGTGGAGATCTACAAGGCAGGCACTCAGACCATTCCCAGCTCCTTGAGAGATCGCTACTTGCTGGTTCGCTATGAAGACATCGTCAGAGACCCATTAGCAAGGGCTGCTCAGATGTACAGGTTTGCAGAACTCCATTTCACACCAGAACTTCAGAAGTGGGTACACAACATCACCCACGGGAAGGGGCAAGGCACACAGGCTTTTGTTATTGGGTCCAGAGATGCGCTGAGAGTGTCCCAGGCCTGGAGGACAACCCTTCCCTttgagaaaatagaaaaagtgcAAGATGTGTGCAAGGATGCAATGGACCTGCTGGGCTACCGGCTCgttcagtctgaagaagagcagaaagataTATCACTGGATCTTTCGTTTGCCCAGAAAGCCTCTGAGTAA
- the CHST4 gene encoding carbohydrate sulfotransferase 4 isoform X1: MGVRAALLEPDLEILPEDLLRSLAKTMKPRRVPVLLTLAFLSFLFIHFQFQPCSNSALTEDKSSPVHILILSSWRSGSSFIGQIFSQHPSVFYLMEPAWHVWVRMHQNSAEVLQMAVRDLVRSAFLCDMSVFDVYMSRQKQKSDLFQWETSRALCSPPACDSFSRNDIITAHNCKTMCSKYPFSKVEEACKTYSHIVIKEVRFFDLKVLYPLLTDPSLNLKIIHLVRDPRAVFRSREKSVFELKRDSDIVVRSQWTTEETEPYDAMQVICKSHVEIYKAGTQTIPSSLRDRYLLVRYEDIVRDPLARAAQMYRFAELHFTPELQKWVHNITHGKGQGTQAFVIGSRDALRVSQAWRTTLPFEKIEKVQDVCKDAMDLLGYRLVQSEEEQKDISLDLSFAQKASE, translated from the exons ATGGGTGTGAGAGCAGCTTTGCTTGAACCAGATCTGGAGATCCTTCCAGAGGACTTGTTAAG gTCCCTTGCAAAAACGATGAAGCCTAGAAGGGTGCCAGTGCTCCTGACGCTGGcatttctgtccttccttttcATCCACTTCCAATTCCAACCCTGCAGCAACAGTGCCCTCACGGAAGACAAATCTTCTCCAGTCCACATCCTCATTCTCTCCTCCTGGCGGTCAGGATCTTCCTTCATTGGACAAATCTTCAGCCAGCACCCCAGTGTCTTCTACCTGATGGAGCCTGCATGGCATGTGTGGGTTAGGATGCACCAGAACAGCGCTGAAGTCTTACAAATGGCAGTGCGGGACCTAGTCAGGTCGGCCTTTCTGTGCGACATGTCTGTGTTTGATGTTTACATGTCTCGCCAGAAGCAAAAGTCTGATTTATTTCAGTGGGAGACAAGCCGAGCCTTGTGCTCCCCCCCTGCCTGCGACTCATTCAGTCGCAATGACATTATCACTGCACACAACTGCAAAACAATGTGTAGCAAATACCCATTCAGCAAGGTGGAGGAAGCTTGTAAAACCTACAGCCATATCGTCATCAAGGAGGTTCGGTTCTTCGACCTGAAAGTTCTCTACCCGCTTCTCACCGATCCATCCCTGAACCTTAAAATCATTCACTTGGTACGCGATCCTCGGGCTGTGTTCAGGTCCCGAGAGAAGTCAGTGTTCGAGCTGAAACGTGACAGTGACATTGTCGTGCGGTCCCAGTGGACAACAGAAGAAACGGAGCCCTACGACGCAATGCAAGTGATCTGCAAAAGCCATGTGGAGATCTACAAGGCAGGCACTCAGACCATTCCCAGCTCCTTGAGAGATCGCTACTTGCTGGTTCGCTATGAAGACATCGTCAGAGACCCATTAGCAAGGGCTGCTCAGATGTACAGGTTTGCAGAACTCCATTTCACACCAGAACTTCAGAAGTGGGTACACAACATCACCCACGGGAAGGGGCAAGGCACACAGGCTTTTGTTATTGGGTCCAGAGATGCGCTGAGAGTGTCCCAGGCCTGGAGGACAACCCTTCCCTttgagaaaatagaaaaagtgcAAGATGTGTGCAAGGATGCAATGGACCTGCTGGGCTACCGGCTCgttcagtctgaagaagagcagaaagataTATCACTGGATCTTTCGTTTGCCCAGAAAGCCTCTGAGTAA